From the genome of Perca flavescens isolate YP-PL-M2 chromosome 1, PFLA_1.0, whole genome shotgun sequence, one region includes:
- the LOC114556739 gene encoding uncharacterized protein LOC114556739 isoform X1 codes for MAALSAYCQTKDGSFSIKSTAHFVSCSLLRGVLRLLTIPKQMGLMRKPMITSNVQKLWSSKDTGQVEAVVGPYKIYDASLRTLSGHGWLSDEIIDAYLHCIMKLAKIPVHCLDAVLGSSVFHHGRFRVVQKMKLPTASTWICPVNVGGHWILVIVKMDEKSLLVIDHLEIFGRQEVSEGPWTIQTAKHNLQQDGSSCGVLILMSSFSKVEVSALLKQTQRRSQPQESKLQFTLLECKDGVEDLCVSCNMLQFDAEEDFTEMVQCDICLRWTHKECTSATLASEHFKCVKCVLNA; via the exons ATGGCTGCCCTAAGCGCATACTGTCAGACCAAGGACGGGAGTTTTTCAATCAA atcaaCAGCACACTTTGTGAGCTGCTCTCTATTGAGAGGAGTGTTACGGCTGCTTACCATCCCCAAACAAATGGGCTTGATGAGAAAACCAATGATAACATCAAACG TCCAAAAACTTTGGTCTTCTAAAGATACAGGACAAGTGGAAGCAGTCGTGGGACCATACAAAATTTATGATGCCTCTTTAAGAACACTATCGGGACACGGCTGGCTTTCAGATGAG ATCATTGATGCATACCTGCACTGCATTATGAAATTAGCCAAG ATACCTGTGCATTGTTTGGACGCTGTACTTGGGTCCTCTGTCTTTCATCATGGCCGTTTCAGAGTTGTTCAAAAG ATGAAGTTACCCACAGCCTCAACTTGGATTTGTCCTGTAAACGTTGGAGGTCACTGGATTTTAGTG ATTGTCAAAATGGATGAAAAATCCCTCCTTGTGATAGACCACCTCG AAATTTTTGGAAGACAAGAAGTCAGTGAAGGCCCGTGGACGATCCAAACTGCAAAACACAATCTGCAGCAGGACGGCTCTAGTTGTGGAGTCTTAATTTTGATG AGCTCATTCTCCAAGGTAGAAGTATCTGCGTTGctcaaacagacacagaggaggTCTCAGCCGCAAGAGTCAAAATTGCAGTTTACTCTTCTGGAATGCAAAG atGGTGTGGAAGATCTCTGTGTTTCCTGCAACATGTTGCAGTTTGATGCTGAGGAGGATTTCACAGAGATG GTGCAGTGTGACATATGCTTAAGATGGACGCACAAGGAGTGTACCTCTGCAACCCTTGCCTCAGAGCATTTCAAGTGTGTTAAGTGTGTGTTAAATGCATAA
- the LOC114556739 gene encoding sentrin-specific protease-like isoform X2 produces the protein MAALSAYCQTKDGSFSIKSTAHFVSCSLLRGVLRLLTIPKQMGLMRKPMITSNVQKLWSSKDTGQVEAVVGPYKIYDASLRTLSGHGWLSDEIIDAYLHCIMKLAKIPVHCLDAVLGSSVFHHGRFRVVQKMKLPTASTWICPVNVGGHWILVIVKMDEKSLLVIDHLEIFGRQEVSEGPWTIQTAKHNLQQDGSSCGVLILMFAELILQGRSICVAQTDTEEVSAARVKIAVYSSGMQRWCGRSLCFLQHVAV, from the exons ATGGCTGCCCTAAGCGCATACTGTCAGACCAAGGACGGGAGTTTTTCAATCAA atcaaCAGCACACTTTGTGAGCTGCTCTCTATTGAGAGGAGTGTTACGGCTGCTTACCATCCCCAAACAAATGGGCTTGATGAGAAAACCAATGATAACATCAAACG TCCAAAAACTTTGGTCTTCTAAAGATACAGGACAAGTGGAAGCAGTCGTGGGACCATACAAAATTTATGATGCCTCTTTAAGAACACTATCGGGACACGGCTGGCTTTCAGATGAG ATCATTGATGCATACCTGCACTGCATTATGAAATTAGCCAAG ATACCTGTGCATTGTTTGGACGCTGTACTTGGGTCCTCTGTCTTTCATCATGGCCGTTTCAGAGTTGTTCAAAAG ATGAAGTTACCCACAGCCTCAACTTGGATTTGTCCTGTAAACGTTGGAGGTCACTGGATTTTAGTG ATTGTCAAAATGGATGAAAAATCCCTCCTTGTGATAGACCACCTCG AAATTTTTGGAAGACAAGAAGTCAGTGAAGGCCCGTGGACGATCCAAACTGCAAAACACAATCTGCAGCAGGACGGCTCTAGTTGTGGAGTCTTAATTTTGATG TTTGCAGAGCTCATTCTCCAAGGTAGAAGTATCTGCGTTGctcaaacagacacagaggaggTCTCAGCCGCAAGAGTCAAAATTGCAGTTTACTCTTCTGGAATGCAAAG atGGTGTGGAAGATCTCTGTGTTTCCTGCAACATGTTGCAGTTTGA